One stretch of Alphaproteobacteria bacterium DNA includes these proteins:
- a CDS encoding MmgE/PrpD family protein, which produces MSTINEILADWASGLSLDQVPEAVVQSTVWRVLDIVGAMLAGRDMALVDHLCDAYPADPSGVQAVGLASLHTPEDAALLMATMGCVMEFDDSHVATGIHASTPVVATALSLGAQHSVDGRRLIEAVLVGNELSCRLGLAAPGVFHHRGLHPTAMVAAFGCTYAAAKIAGATATELKNAIGIAGSMAAGIMASWEDGTDAKTLHTGLAARAALQALHLARHHVTGPASVFEGRFGFFQSHVQADPVDFNAITDRLGDRWEVLNIASRPFPCGHYIQPYIDAALELQQSEDLRLDQIVSIECPMPGYMIPPVCEPRDEKLRPTTPWHARYSLPHCISEALSTGGLDKHSFDPAALADGRFAGLAAKVYGVTAETNEPRTQWSGEVHVTSRDGTKRRHRIDHLRGTPHNPMNEADMIEKFRRNADGILTPAGIDHVVNALLAVEKNNNIAALLETL; this is translated from the coding sequence GTGTCGACTATAAACGAAATTCTGGCTGATTGGGCGTCGGGTCTGTCGCTGGATCAGGTGCCGGAGGCAGTTGTGCAATCGACGGTGTGGCGAGTGTTGGACATCGTTGGCGCCATGCTTGCCGGTCGCGACATGGCATTGGTCGACCATCTGTGCGACGCTTATCCGGCAGATCCGTCCGGCGTACAGGCAGTCGGTCTTGCCAGCCTTCACACACCGGAAGACGCCGCGCTGCTCATGGCAACGATGGGTTGTGTGATGGAGTTTGACGACAGTCATGTCGCAACCGGCATCCATGCCAGCACGCCGGTCGTCGCGACAGCGCTGTCTCTCGGTGCACAGCATAGTGTCGATGGACGGCGATTAATCGAGGCGGTGTTGGTCGGCAACGAACTCTCCTGCCGTCTTGGCCTGGCGGCACCAGGAGTATTTCACCATCGCGGCCTGCATCCAACGGCGATGGTTGCCGCATTCGGCTGCACCTACGCGGCGGCCAAGATCGCCGGGGCGACGGCGACCGAACTCAAGAACGCGATCGGCATCGCGGGCAGTATGGCGGCCGGCATCATGGCGTCGTGGGAGGATGGGACTGATGCGAAGACGCTGCATACGGGTTTGGCGGCCCGCGCCGCGCTCCAGGCTCTGCACCTGGCTCGTCACCATGTCACTGGACCGGCATCGGTCTTTGAGGGCCGGTTCGGATTTTTTCAGTCGCATGTCCAGGCGGACCCGGTCGACTTTAACGCGATCACTGACAGGCTGGGTGACCGCTGGGAAGTTCTGAACATTGCCTCTCGGCCCTTCCCGTGCGGGCACTATATCCAACCCTATATCGACGCGGCGCTCGAACTACAGCAAAGCGAGGACCTTCGGCTCGATCAGATCGTATCGATTGAATGCCCAATGCCCGGCTACATGATTCCTCCGGTTTGCGAACCACGGGACGAGAAGCTGCGGCCGACAACACCCTGGCATGCGCGGTACAGCTTGCCGCATTGCATCTCGGAAGCTCTGTCGACAGGCGGGCTCGACAAGCATAGCTTCGATCCAGCGGCCCTCGCTGACGGCCGCTTTGCCGGCTTGGCTGCCAAGGTTTACGGAGTAACCGCAGAAACTAATGAGCCGCGGACTCAATGGAGTGGCGAGGTGCATGTTACCTCGCGCGACGGTACGAAGCGGCGCCATCGCATCGATCATCTGCGCGGAACGCCGCATAATCCGATGAATGAAGCCGATATGATCGAAAAATTCCGCCGCAATGCGGATGGTATTTTAACGCCTGCAGGGATTGATCACGTGGTGAACGCGCTGTTGGCCGTGGAGAAAAATAATAATATCGCCGCGTTACTGGAGACGCTTTGA
- a CDS encoding helix-turn-helix domain-containing protein — translation MSIKSYGLFCPLAMACEIIEPRWTLLILLEMAAGATRFNDIRRGVPGISPTLLSKRFKEMERHKLIERLEDTSKGTVDYVRTPMGIELEPALRLLGKWAYQNIEAEVALDELKPDYLMWNLRRKIDTTAFPECRVVVRFHFTDLRENKATYWLIARPGMAVDLCVIDPGFDIDLFVEADSRAFASVWMGYSSWQSEISNDRVFLSGDLRLAKTIDKWLVKCSFAAVS, via the coding sequence ATGTCAATCAAGAGCTACGGTCTATTTTGTCCGCTTGCCATGGCCTGCGAGATCATCGAACCGCGCTGGACCCTTTTGATACTGTTGGAAATGGCCGCCGGCGCGACTCGCTTCAACGACATCCGGCGGGGTGTCCCGGGAATTTCTCCGACTCTTCTATCAAAGCGTTTTAAAGAAATGGAAAGACACAAGCTGATCGAGAGGCTGGAGGACACGTCAAAAGGTACCGTCGACTACGTGCGCACCCCTATGGGGATCGAGCTTGAGCCAGCACTTAGGCTGCTAGGCAAATGGGCATACCAGAACATCGAGGCGGAGGTCGCCTTGGACGAATTGAAGCCGGATTATCTGATGTGGAACCTGCGGCGAAAGATCGATACCACGGCGTTTCCAGAGTGCCGCGTAGTCGTTCGTTTTCATTTCACCGATTTGAGGGAAAACAAAGCAACCTATTGGTTGATCGCAAGGCCCGGAATGGCCGTGGATCTCTGCGTTATCGACCCGGGGTTCGATATTGATTTGTTCGTCGAAGCCGATTCAAGAGCGTTTGCATCCGTATGGATGGGGTATTCATCTTGGCAATCTGAAATCTCCAACGACAGAGTTTTTCTAAGCGGTGACCTGCGTCTCGCCAAAACGATCGACAAATGGCTGGTGAAATGCAGCTTCGCTGCAGTGAGTTAG
- a CDS encoding homocysteine S-methyltransferase family protein produces MIGPRDDAYTPEAAVAADEAEAYHARQVNWLADTEVDMVTALTFTQSNEAIGLVRAASAVGLPAVVSFTVETDGRLPTGQPLGEAIEQVDEESQSGAAYFMINCAHPDHFMPVLKNGDWARRIRGIRCNASRKSHAELDESETLDRGNPEELGAQYKAIRAKMPWLNVFGGCCGSDVHHITQVADALEL; encoded by the coding sequence GTGATCGGCCCGCGAGACGATGCTTACACGCCAGAAGCGGCCGTCGCCGCCGACGAGGCCGAAGCCTATCACGCCAGGCAGGTCAACTGGCTCGCGGATACCGAAGTCGACATGGTCACAGCGCTCACCTTCACGCAGTCGAACGAAGCGATCGGCCTCGTCCGTGCCGCCAGCGCCGTCGGTCTGCCGGCCGTCGTGTCGTTCACCGTGGAGACGGACGGCCGCCTGCCTACGGGCCAGCCGCTGGGCGAGGCGATAGAGCAGGTCGACGAAGAATCTCAGTCGGGTGCCGCATACTTCATGATCAACTGCGCTCATCCGGACCACTTCATGCCCGTGCTGAAGAACGGCGATTGGGCGCGGCGTATCCGCGGTATTCGCTGCAATGCCTCCCGAAAAAGCCATGCCGAACTGGACGAATCAGAGACGCTGGATCGTGGCAACCCAGAAGAGCTCGGTGCCCAATACAAAGCAATCAGAGCGAAAATGCCATGGCTCAATGTCTTCGGCGGTTGTTGTGGTTCGGACGTCCACCATATAACGCAAGTCGCCGACGCGCTCGAATTGTAG
- the dctP gene encoding TRAP transporter substrate-binding protein DctP gives MKQSNFIRAAAFCAATVFAITAQAETKWQGYTYTPKIGVPEYDFLVHIADKAKEATKGELVIEVVPAGALPIKGNDVANAIADNIIQFAAATSGTVSLVPVYGVSRFPMLFPDENILRSGLKNTLQPIIDAELYKKDVVDLCMWWYPAHSIWTVDKKVEKLSDLNGMKIRVTSPQQGAFIQQFGAIPVTIATAEVAPALQQGLVEGAITSGAGARLWIENIKFNYHLLLNYGTSFVVANREAFEDLSDDHQKALRGIAQEQCNWVTETLASQEAGLMDKFQKDGLVVTQPDAAARKLGFEKAQIVWEEEAAKMGAVGQDALAKLKPAAMRN, from the coding sequence ATGAAGCAGAGCAATTTCATCAGGGCAGCCGCCTTTTGCGCGGCCACGGTTTTCGCCATAACGGCCCAGGCCGAAACCAAGTGGCAAGGCTATACTTACACGCCGAAAATCGGCGTTCCCGAATATGATTTCCTTGTCCATATCGCCGACAAGGCGAAGGAGGCAACCAAGGGCGAGCTCGTAATCGAGGTGGTTCCCGCAGGCGCGCTGCCCATCAAGGGCAACGACGTCGCCAACGCCATTGCCGACAACATCATCCAGTTCGCGGCGGCGACCAGCGGCACCGTATCGCTGGTGCCGGTCTACGGCGTGTCGCGGTTCCCGATGCTGTTCCCGGACGAGAATATCCTGCGCAGCGGGCTGAAGAACACGCTGCAGCCGATCATCGACGCGGAGCTGTACAAAAAGGACGTAGTCGATTTGTGCATGTGGTGGTACCCGGCGCATTCGATCTGGACCGTCGACAAGAAGGTTGAGAAGCTGTCCGACCTAAACGGTATGAAGATACGCGTGACCTCGCCCCAGCAGGGCGCGTTCATCCAGCAGTTCGGCGCCATCCCCGTGACTATCGCCACCGCAGAAGTTGCGCCGGCGCTGCAGCAGGGACTTGTTGAGGGCGCCATCACCTCCGGAGCAGGGGCGCGGCTGTGGATCGAGAACATCAAGTTCAACTACCACCTGCTGCTGAACTACGGGACGTCGTTCGTCGTCGCGAACCGCGAGGCCTTCGAGGATTTGTCGGACGACCACCAGAAGGCGCTGCGCGGCATCGCCCAGGAGCAGTGCAACTGGGTGACCGAGACGCTGGCTTCGCAGGAAGCCGGGCTGATGGACAAGTTCCAGAAGGACGGGCTGGTCGTCACGCAGCCTGACGCGGCCGCGCGCAAGCTTGGCTTCGAGAAGGCGCAGATCGTGTGGGAGGAAGAAGCCGCGAAGATGGGCGCCGTGGGGCAGGACGCCCTCGCGAAGCTGAAGCCCGCGGCGATGCGCAACTAG
- a CDS encoding TRAP transporter small permease, translated as MDARVSPLDRFDRFLGRVSRVGLWVSALIAIAIVGVVSLEVVLRTFFGTTLFVVEEFVGYLMAAFTMFGLAHALRSDNILRVEVVFGRLGPRAQARCILLCHAVSLVFMVILEHQLIRLVYTSHRREIVSVTLMSFPVWIPQSLIALGGALLLVSLANETLQHARRPGRRWELRDAEQSGGGRHYVGH; from the coding sequence TTGGACGCAAGAGTGTCACCGCTGGACCGGTTCGACCGGTTCCTGGGAAGGGTGAGCCGTGTCGGGCTGTGGGTGAGCGCGCTCATCGCTATCGCCATTGTGGGCGTCGTCTCACTGGAGGTGGTGCTGCGTACCTTCTTTGGTACGACCCTGTTCGTCGTGGAGGAATTTGTCGGCTACCTGATGGCCGCCTTCACGATGTTCGGCTTGGCGCACGCCCTGCGCTCGGACAACATCCTGCGGGTCGAGGTGGTGTTCGGCCGCCTCGGCCCCCGGGCGCAGGCCCGGTGTATTCTGCTGTGCCATGCAGTGTCGCTGGTTTTCATGGTCATTCTGGAGCACCAGCTGATCCGGCTGGTCTATACCTCGCACCGGCGGGAGATCGTCTCGGTAACGCTGATGAGCTTCCCGGTGTGGATCCCACAGTCGCTGATTGCGCTGGGCGGGGCGCTGCTACTGGTATCGCTAGCCAACGAGACGCTGCAGCATGCCCGCCGCCCCGGCAGGCGCTGGGAATTGCGCGACGCGGAACAATCCGGCGGAGGCCGACACTATGTGGGCCATTGA